The Streptomyces pactum genome contains a region encoding:
- a CDS encoding LacI family DNA-binding transcriptional regulator — MPAKRPAARRPTMKDIARRAGVSESAVSFALNDRPGVSEITRDRVRRVAEQLGWRPSTAARALSGEGAATVGFVLARPAHTLGVDSFFLQLVSGIQEVLARRHLGLLFQVAQDVDDECAVYRRWWAEHRVDGVLVVDPRTDDPRPDLLDELGLPAVVIGGAPDERHPGLSSVWADDAGAMAALVDGLHALGHRRIAHIAGLPGLAHTERRIRALRAEAGRRGLGEVQSLTTDYSDAEGAAVTRRVLQAPAPPTALIYDNDVMAVAGVAAAAGLGFSVPADVSVVAWEDSALCRMVKPWLSALSRDSVEFGRTAATELTALLDGGPARTVRVPVPRLIERDSTGPARPA; from the coding sequence ATGCCGGCCAAGCGGCCCGCCGCGCGCCGACCGACGATGAAGGACATCGCGCGGCGGGCCGGGGTCTCCGAGAGCGCGGTCTCCTTCGCGCTGAACGACCGGCCGGGGGTCTCCGAGATCACCCGGGACCGGGTGCGCCGGGTGGCCGAGCAGCTCGGCTGGCGGCCCAGTACGGCGGCCCGTGCCCTGTCCGGGGAGGGCGCGGCGACGGTCGGCTTCGTCCTGGCACGGCCCGCGCACACCCTCGGCGTGGACTCCTTCTTCCTGCAACTGGTCTCCGGCATCCAGGAAGTCCTGGCTCGGCGTCATCTCGGCCTGCTGTTCCAGGTGGCACAGGACGTCGACGACGAGTGCGCGGTCTACCGGCGCTGGTGGGCCGAGCACCGCGTGGACGGCGTCCTGGTGGTCGATCCGCGCACCGACGACCCGCGTCCGGACCTGCTCGACGAACTCGGCCTGCCCGCCGTGGTGATCGGCGGGGCGCCCGACGAACGCCATCCGGGGCTGTCGTCGGTGTGGGCGGACGACGCGGGCGCGATGGCCGCGCTGGTGGACGGTCTGCACGCGCTCGGGCATCGGCGGATCGCGCACATCGCCGGGCTGCCGGGCCTCGCCCACACCGAGCGGCGGATCCGGGCCTTGCGGGCCGAGGCCGGCCGTCGTGGCCTCGGCGAGGTCCAGTCGTTGACCACCGACTACTCCGACGCGGAGGGCGCCGCCGTCACCCGCCGGGTCCTTCAGGCGCCGGCTCCCCCGACCGCCCTGATCTACGACAACGACGTGATGGCCGTGGCCGGGGTCGCCGCCGCGGCCGGCCTCGGTTTCTCGGTACCGGCGGACGTGTCCGTGGTGGCCTGGGAGGACTCGGCGCTGTGCCGCATGGTCAAGCCGTGGCTGTCCGCACTGTCCCGGGACAGCGTGGAGTTCGGCCGCACGGCGGCGACGGAACTGACCGCCCTGCTGGACGGCGGACCAGCGCGGACGGTGCGGGTGCCGGTGCCGCGGCTGATCGAACGGGACAGTACGGGGCCGGCCCGGCCGGCCTGA
- a CDS encoding GNAT family N-acetyltransferase, whose product MLIREATAGDWPHIWPFWHRIVAAGETYAWDPDTSEEDARALWMNPAKRVYVTEDDTGAVVASAYVTPNYGGPAARIANAGFMVDPDRAGRGTGRALAEHVLAAARADGYRGMVFNAVVETNPAVRLWTSLGFTILGTVPDAFDHPRHGRVGLHVMYRAL is encoded by the coding sequence ATGCTGATCAGGGAAGCGACGGCCGGTGACTGGCCGCACATCTGGCCCTTCTGGCACCGCATCGTCGCGGCCGGCGAGACCTACGCCTGGGACCCGGACACGTCCGAGGAGGACGCCCGGGCCCTGTGGATGAACCCCGCCAAACGCGTCTACGTCACCGAGGACGACACCGGCGCCGTCGTCGCCTCCGCCTACGTCACCCCCAACTACGGCGGCCCCGCCGCCCGCATCGCCAACGCTGGATTCATGGTCGACCCCGACCGGGCGGGCCGCGGCACCGGCCGCGCCCTAGCCGAACACGTACTGGCCGCCGCCAGGGCCGACGGATACCGGGGCATGGTCTTCAACGCCGTCGTCGAGACCAACCCGGCCGTGCGGCTCTGGACCTCCCTCGGCTTCACGATCCTGGGTACGGTGCCGGACGCCTTCGACCACCCGCGGCACGGGCGGGTCGGCCTGCACGTCATGTACCGCGCCCTGTAG
- a CDS encoding glycoside hydrolase 5 family protein has product MPPAVRFGVNYTPSQGWFHHWLDFDLDPVRADLDSVAALGVDHIRVFPLWPYFQPNRTLIRDRAVAHLVELVDAAGERGLDVNVDGLQGHLSSFDYLPSWTRTWHRRNLFTDPEVIDGQATYLRTLAAALAGRPNFLGMTLGNEVNQFSAGPHPDPDRATADQIDAWLERMLAACEEGAPGRMHLHAEYDATWYQDDQPFTPGQAARQGAVTAVHSWVFNGTAQRHGRTSVPSEHHAAYLIELSKAWADAPHRPVWLQEVGAPAPLVPAEHAAAFTEATIANALDCPDLWGVTWWCSHDVSRALADFPELEYGLGLLTNDRRPKDTARVLARAAREARAGAHPAPAPRTTALAVPADPAARSACAPGGAVFGAFFRLVADGARPTTVLDTRAADTAHLAARGITEVVTPDQVLPTPHGPDGSPVRQGGTRS; this is encoded by the coding sequence ATGCCTCCTGCCGTGCGCTTCGGCGTCAACTACACCCCGAGCCAAGGGTGGTTCCACCACTGGCTCGACTTCGACCTCGACCCCGTGCGCGCGGACCTCGACTCCGTCGCCGCCCTGGGCGTGGACCACATCCGGGTCTTCCCGCTGTGGCCCTACTTCCAGCCCAACCGCACCCTGATCCGCGACCGCGCGGTCGCCCACCTGGTGGAGCTGGTCGACGCGGCCGGCGAACGCGGCCTCGACGTCAACGTGGACGGCCTCCAGGGGCACCTGAGCAGCTTCGACTACCTGCCGTCCTGGACCCGCACCTGGCACCGGCGCAACCTCTTCACCGACCCCGAGGTCATCGACGGCCAGGCCACCTACCTGCGCACCCTCGCCGCCGCCCTCGCCGGCCGTCCCAACTTCCTCGGCATGACCCTCGGCAACGAGGTCAACCAGTTCTCCGCCGGACCCCACCCCGACCCGGACCGGGCGACCGCCGACCAGATCGACGCCTGGCTGGAACGGATGCTCGCCGCATGCGAGGAGGGCGCCCCGGGACGAATGCACCTGCACGCCGAGTACGACGCCACCTGGTACCAGGACGACCAGCCCTTCACTCCGGGCCAGGCCGCCCGGCAGGGCGCCGTGACGGCCGTGCACTCCTGGGTCTTCAACGGCACCGCCCAACGCCACGGCCGCACCTCCGTGCCCAGCGAGCACCACGCCGCCTATCTGATCGAGCTGAGCAAGGCCTGGGCCGACGCCCCGCACCGCCCGGTCTGGCTCCAGGAGGTCGGCGCCCCCGCCCCGCTCGTCCCGGCGGAGCACGCCGCCGCCTTCACCGAGGCCACCATCGCGAACGCCCTGGACTGCCCCGACCTGTGGGGCGTCACCTGGTGGTGCTCCCACGACGTGTCCCGGGCGCTGGCCGACTTCCCCGAGCTGGAGTACGGGCTCGGTCTGCTCACCAACGACCGGCGTCCCAAGGACACGGCGAGGGTCCTGGCCCGGGCGGCCCGCGAGGCGCGTGCCGGAGCCCACCCCGCCCCCGCCCCGCGCACCACCGCCCTGGCCGTCCCGGCCGACCCGGCGGCACGCTCCGCCTGCGCCCCCGGCGGCGCGGTCTTCGGCGCCTTCTTCCGCCTGGTGGCCGACGGTGCCCGCCCGACCACCGTCCTCGACACGCGTGCCGCCGACACCGCGCACCTCGCGGCGCGCGGCATCACCGAGGTCGTCACCCCCGACCAGGTACTCCCCACCCCGCACGGGCCCGACGGCTCACCGGTCCGCCAAGGAGGCACCCGCTCGTGA
- a CDS encoding ABC transporter substrate-binding protein codes for MSTSRRTFAVAAALVLPLSACGSSGGGGSSADASGKVEGDITFQTWNLRANFKPYFEDLIADFEKKYPGTEVKWVDQPGEGYADKISADAAGGTLPDVVNVSPDLVAPLAEAGLALDLDKAAGQYEKEYLEGAWASHRIPGMEGTYAFPWYLNTGPLFYNKTLFQKAGLDPEQPPKTYDELFDAALKIADKTDGEVATLANVPTIEDFGRYGVPLMDEQGTAFAFNDAKGVELLTRYKELYDAGALDSQALTATPESSGKKFLTGAVAMNPGSALDLANFKKQAPNLYENIGITDQITSTGHVNMYVMGLMVNAQSERKPAAVAFAHFVTDAAHQMSFAKQVAIFPSTAGSLEDPYFTKEDGTDETRVRVAAAKSLRSAVNYTPVLFSEQMKTELRNEVAKALQGKQSPKEALDNAVKACDRLLQQQG; via the coding sequence GTGTCCACCTCGCGCAGAACATTCGCCGTCGCCGCCGCCCTCGTCCTGCCGCTCAGCGCCTGCGGCTCCTCGGGCGGCGGCGGCTCCTCGGCCGACGCCTCGGGGAAGGTCGAGGGCGACATCACCTTCCAGACCTGGAACCTGCGGGCCAACTTCAAGCCCTACTTCGAGGACCTGATCGCCGACTTCGAGAAGAAGTACCCCGGCACCGAGGTGAAGTGGGTCGACCAGCCCGGCGAGGGCTACGCCGACAAGATCAGCGCCGACGCCGCCGGCGGCACCCTGCCCGACGTCGTCAACGTCTCTCCGGACCTCGTCGCCCCGCTCGCCGAGGCGGGCCTCGCCCTCGACCTGGACAAGGCCGCCGGCCAGTACGAGAAGGAGTACCTGGAAGGCGCGTGGGCCAGCCACCGGATACCGGGCATGGAGGGCACGTACGCCTTCCCCTGGTACCTCAACACCGGCCCGCTCTTCTACAACAAGACCCTCTTCCAGAAGGCGGGCCTCGACCCCGAACAGCCGCCGAAGACGTACGACGAACTCTTCGACGCCGCCCTGAAGATCGCGGACAAGACCGACGGCGAGGTCGCCACGCTCGCCAACGTGCCCACCATCGAGGACTTCGGCCGCTACGGCGTGCCGCTCATGGACGAGCAGGGCACCGCCTTCGCCTTCAACGACGCCAAGGGAGTCGAGCTCCTCACCCGCTACAAGGAGCTGTACGACGCGGGGGCCCTGGACTCGCAGGCGCTGACGGCCACGCCGGAGTCGTCCGGGAAGAAGTTCCTCACCGGGGCCGTCGCCATGAACCCGGGCAGCGCGCTCGACCTCGCCAACTTCAAGAAGCAGGCGCCGAACCTGTACGAGAACATCGGCATCACCGACCAGATCACCAGCACCGGCCACGTCAACATGTACGTGATGGGCCTCATGGTGAACGCGCAGAGCGAGCGCAAGCCGGCCGCGGTGGCCTTCGCGCACTTCGTCACCGACGCGGCGCACCAGATGTCGTTCGCCAAGCAGGTCGCCATCTTCCCGAGCACCGCCGGCTCGCTGGAGGACCCGTACTTCACCAAGGAGGACGGCACCGACGAGACGCGCGTCCGCGTCGCCGCCGCCAAGTCGCTGCGGTCCGCCGTCAACTACACGCCGGTGCTGTTCAGCGAACAGATGAAGACCGAACTGCGCAACGAGGTCGCCAAGGCGCTCCAGGGCAAGCAGAGCCCGAAGGAAGCCCTCGACAACGCTGTCAAGGCCTGTGACCGGCTCCTCCAGCAGCAGGGCTGA
- a CDS encoding alpha-mannosidase, whose amino-acid sequence MHDDRNLVEARLKRVLDERIHPAVYPESVPLDVAVWNAPGEPVPVAEGLASDPEPVEVGARWGAPWGTSWFRVTGTVPQEWAGRTVEAILDLGFDENMPGFQCEGLVYRPDGTPVKGLNPRNQWVRVGAPAEGGEEVRLHIEAASNPVVLDYHPFVPTRLGDKETAGSEPQYTLTRMDLAVLDETVWNLVLDLEVLGELMAELPVESPRRWEILRAVDKALDAVDLQDVNGTAERARTRLTGVLSAPAVPSAHRLSAVGHAHIDSAWLWPLRETVRKVARTTSNMTALLEDEPDFVFAMSQAQQWAWVRDHRPEVWARVKKAVADGRFVPAGGMWVESDTNMPGSEAMARQFVHGKRFFLDEFGVENDEAWLPDTFGFAAGLPQIIKAAGTKYLLTQKISWSQTNKFPHHTFRWEGIDGTRIFTHFPPVDTYNCSMKGSEIAHAARNFKDKGVARHSLAPTGWGDGGGGTTREMIAKAARLRDLEGSATVTWETPRAFFEKAEAENPQPPVWVGELYLELHRATLTSQAKTKQGNRRSEHLLREAELWAATAAVRAAFPYPYDDLDRIWKTVLLHQFHDILPGSSIAWVHREARATYERVADELNGIIDAAQRALAGEGDTPLVFNSAPHPRAGVPAGAAAAPVAEGRTGLTARPGGGHVLDNGLLHVEIDDRGLVVSAYDITADREAIAPGSAGNLLQLHPDFPNMWDAWDVDAFYRNTVTDLTDADEVAPGDDGASVRIVRSFGSSRVTQTLTLAPGERRLEVDTEVDWHETEKFLKLAFPLDVHAERYASETQFGHFHRPTHTNTSWEAAKFEACNHRFVHLEETGWGVAVVNDSTYGHDVTRTVRTDGDAGTTTTVRVSLLRAPRFPDPETDQGVHRFRHALVPGADIGDAVREGWRINLPERRVTGAGEVAPLVSADRDAVVVTAVKLADDGSGDVVVRFHEAHGGRVRATLTAGFPVAGVAVTDLLERPLAEEESAVGADGDRIAVRLRPFQLMTLRLKRA is encoded by the coding sequence ATGCATGACGACCGCAACCTGGTCGAAGCCCGCCTCAAGCGCGTCCTCGACGAGCGCATCCACCCCGCCGTGTACCCCGAGTCCGTGCCGCTGGACGTCGCGGTGTGGAACGCCCCCGGCGAGCCCGTGCCGGTCGCCGAGGGACTCGCGTCCGACCCCGAGCCCGTCGAGGTGGGCGCCCGCTGGGGCGCTCCCTGGGGTACGAGCTGGTTCCGTGTCACCGGCACGGTGCCGCAGGAGTGGGCCGGGAGGACCGTCGAGGCGATCCTCGACCTCGGATTCGACGAGAACATGCCCGGCTTCCAGTGCGAGGGCCTGGTCTACCGCCCCGACGGCACTCCGGTGAAGGGCCTCAACCCGCGCAACCAGTGGGTGCGCGTCGGCGCCCCCGCCGAGGGCGGGGAGGAGGTGCGCCTGCACATCGAGGCCGCCTCCAACCCCGTCGTCCTCGACTACCACCCCTTCGTGCCCACCCGGCTCGGCGACAAGGAGACCGCCGGCAGCGAGCCGCAGTACACGCTGACCCGCATGGACCTCGCCGTCCTCGACGAGACCGTGTGGAACCTGGTGCTCGACCTGGAGGTGCTCGGCGAGCTGATGGCCGAGCTGCCCGTGGAGTCACCGCGGCGCTGGGAGATCCTGCGCGCGGTGGACAAGGCCCTGGACGCCGTCGACCTCCAGGACGTGAACGGCACGGCGGAGCGGGCCCGTACCCGCCTCACCGGCGTTCTCTCCGCCCCCGCGGTCCCCTCCGCGCACCGCCTCAGCGCGGTCGGTCACGCGCACATCGACTCGGCGTGGCTGTGGCCGCTGCGCGAGACCGTGCGCAAGGTGGCCCGCACCACCTCCAACATGACCGCCCTCCTCGAGGACGAGCCGGACTTCGTCTTCGCCATGTCGCAGGCCCAGCAGTGGGCGTGGGTGCGCGACCACCGGCCCGAGGTGTGGGCCCGGGTCAAGAAGGCCGTGGCGGACGGCCGTTTCGTGCCGGCCGGCGGTATGTGGGTGGAGTCGGACACCAACATGCCCGGCTCGGAGGCGATGGCCCGGCAGTTCGTGCACGGCAAGCGGTTCTTCCTGGACGAGTTCGGCGTCGAGAACGACGAGGCGTGGCTGCCGGACACCTTCGGCTTCGCGGCCGGTCTGCCGCAGATCATCAAGGCGGCCGGCACCAAGTACCTGCTGACGCAGAAGATCTCCTGGTCGCAGACGAACAAGTTCCCGCACCACACCTTCCGCTGGGAGGGTATCGACGGCACCCGGATCTTCACGCACTTCCCGCCCGTCGACACCTACAACTGCTCCATGAAGGGCAGCGAGATCGCGCACGCCGCCCGCAACTTCAAGGACAAGGGCGTCGCCCGGCACTCCCTCGCCCCGACCGGCTGGGGCGACGGAGGCGGCGGCACCACCCGCGAGATGATCGCCAAGGCGGCCCGGCTGCGCGACCTGGAAGGCTCGGCGACCGTCACCTGGGAGACCCCGCGGGCCTTCTTCGAGAAGGCCGAGGCCGAGAACCCGCAGCCGCCCGTCTGGGTCGGCGAGCTCTACCTCGAACTCCACCGCGCCACCCTCACCAGCCAGGCCAAGACCAAGCAGGGCAACCGCCGCAGCGAACACCTGCTGCGGGAGGCCGAGTTGTGGGCGGCCACGGCGGCCGTGCGCGCCGCGTTCCCCTACCCGTACGACGACCTGGACCGCATCTGGAAGACGGTCCTGCTGCACCAGTTCCACGACATCCTGCCCGGCTCGTCCATCGCCTGGGTGCACCGCGAGGCCCGCGCGACCTACGAGCGCGTCGCCGACGAACTGAACGGCATCATCGACGCCGCCCAGCGCGCCCTGGCCGGCGAGGGCGACACCCCGCTGGTCTTCAACTCCGCCCCGCACCCCCGGGCCGGAGTTCCGGCGGGCGCCGCCGCGGCCCCCGTAGCCGAGGGCCGCACCGGCCTGACCGCCCGCCCCGGCGGCGGCCACGTCCTGGACAACGGCCTGCTGCACGTCGAGATCGACGACCGGGGACTGGTGGTGTCGGCGTACGACATCACCGCCGACCGCGAGGCCATCGCGCCGGGCAGTGCGGGCAACCTGCTCCAGCTCCACCCCGACTTCCCGAACATGTGGGACGCCTGGGACGTCGACGCGTTCTACCGGAACACGGTCACCGACCTCACCGACGCCGACGAGGTCGCCCCGGGCGACGACGGCGCCTCGGTGCGGATCGTCCGCTCGTTCGGTTCCTCCCGCGTCACCCAGACGCTGACCCTCGCGCCGGGGGAGCGGCGGCTGGAGGTGGACACCGAGGTCGACTGGCACGAGACGGAGAAGTTCCTCAAGCTCGCCTTCCCGCTCGACGTGCACGCCGAACGGTACGCGTCCGAAACCCAGTTCGGGCACTTCCACCGGCCCACGCACACCAACACCAGTTGGGAGGCGGCCAAGTTCGAGGCCTGCAACCACCGCTTCGTCCACCTGGAGGAGACCGGCTGGGGCGTGGCCGTCGTCAACGACTCGACGTACGGCCACGACGTCACCCGCACCGTCCGCACCGACGGTGACGCCGGTACGACCACCACGGTCCGGGTGTCCCTGCTGCGGGCCCCGCGCTTCCCCGACCCCGAGACCGACCAGGGCGTGCACCGGTTCCGGCACGCGCTGGTGCCGGGCGCGGACATCGGTGACGCCGTGCGCGAGGGCTGGCGGATCAACCTGCCCGAGCGTCGGGTCACGGGCGCCGGGGAGGTCGCGCCGCTGGTGTCGGCCGACCGGGACGCGGTCGTGGTCACCGCCGTCAAGCTGGCCGACGACGGCAGCGGCGACGTGGTGGTCCGCTTCCACGAGGCCCACGGCGGCCGGGTGCGGGCCACCCTGACGGCCGGCTTCCCGGTCGCGGGGGTGGCGGTCACCGACCTGCTGGAGCGGCCGCTCGCCGAGGAGGAGTCCGCGGTCGGGGCCGACGGCGACCGGATCGCCGTACGGCTGCGCCCGTTCCAGCTCATGACCCTGCGGCTGAAGCGCGCGTAG
- a CDS encoding carbohydrate ABC transporter permease — MASPTATGPRRAPESGIRRVRRQLPTSPWLFAAPGLLIAGAFILYPFVSTLVNSFTDRRTLVPGEFVGLANFRELLHDDMFWIGLRNSTLYVLGVVPALVLLPLLLALLVQKNIPGITFFRSAFYTPVVASIVVVGLIWVWMLDERGLVNSLLEAAGASPVGFLSDQWLILLSAMAVTVWKGLGYYMIIYLAALANVPRELHEAAAVDGAGAVRRFLTVTVPAVRSTMVLVAALSSVAAFKVFSEVYLMAGPSGGPAGEDTTLVMLVQRTGTGLTGRVGYASAISVVVFVVTVALMLLVLRADRKEES, encoded by the coding sequence ATGGCGAGTCCCACCGCCACCGGCCCCCGGCGTGCCCCCGAGAGCGGCATCCGGCGCGTACGGCGCCAACTGCCCACCAGTCCGTGGTTGTTCGCCGCCCCCGGCCTGCTGATCGCCGGCGCGTTCATCCTGTACCCGTTCGTCTCCACCCTCGTCAACTCCTTCACCGACCGCCGCACCCTGGTCCCGGGCGAGTTCGTGGGCCTCGCCAACTTCCGCGAGCTGCTCCACGACGACATGTTCTGGATCGGCCTGCGCAACAGCACCCTGTACGTCCTCGGGGTAGTCCCCGCGCTCGTCCTGCTGCCGCTGCTGCTCGCCCTGCTGGTGCAGAAGAACATCCCCGGCATCACCTTCTTCCGCTCGGCCTTCTACACCCCGGTCGTCGCCTCGATCGTCGTCGTCGGGCTGATCTGGGTCTGGATGCTGGACGAACGCGGCCTGGTCAACTCGCTGCTGGAGGCGGCCGGCGCCAGTCCGGTCGGCTTCCTCAGCGACCAGTGGCTGATCCTGCTCAGCGCGATGGCCGTCACGGTCTGGAAGGGCCTCGGCTACTACATGATCATCTACCTGGCGGCGCTCGCCAACGTGCCCCGCGAACTGCACGAGGCCGCCGCCGTGGACGGCGCGGGCGCGGTCCGCCGTTTCCTCACCGTCACCGTGCCCGCCGTGCGCTCCACCATGGTCCTGGTCGCGGCCCTCTCCTCGGTCGCCGCGTTCAAGGTGTTCTCCGAGGTGTACCTGATGGCCGGTCCCAGCGGCGGCCCGGCCGGTGAGGACACCACCCTGGTCATGCTCGTGCAGCGCACCGGCACCGGCCTGACCGGCCGCGTCGGCTACGCCTCCGCCATCTCCGTCGTCGTCTTCGTCGTCACCGTCGCCCTGATGCTGCTCGTGCTGCGCGCCGACCGGAAGGAGGAGTCGTGA
- a CDS encoding amidase, with protein MTDWAGRTAVEIAAAVREKRATPREVVADHLNRIERLDGRVGAFREVRAEAALAEAEEVGARADLGELPLAGVPVAVKDNLPVRGESTRNGSAATPDTPAGDDHVTVARLRAAGAVVVGLTNVPELCVFGTTEGVHGTARNPWDPTRSAGGSSGGSAAAVAAGMAPVALGNDGMGSLRIPAANCGLVTIKPGHGVVPAGLGDGDWFGMSENGPLATTVEDARLMLAVLADGLVDGEPPRREDSGVLRVAASLRSPLAGVTVSRPYAGAVREAAGVLMKAGHQVRRADPPYPASLGLTALTHWTAATSVDARELDRRLLAGRTRVHAALGRRFVRTVATGEGRNGLREHLEPFFAEHDVLLTPALARRSPVAGPWHERGWLRNVAANSAYSPFTPPWNLTGWPAMTVPFGTLPSGAPCAVQLVGLPGSETALLEVAGRIEALRPWRRTAPAL; from the coding sequence GTGACCGACTGGGCCGGCCGCACCGCCGTCGAGATCGCCGCCGCCGTACGCGAGAAGCGGGCCACGCCCCGAGAGGTGGTGGCGGACCACCTGAACCGCATAGAGCGGCTCGACGGCCGCGTCGGCGCCTTCCGCGAGGTGCGCGCCGAGGCGGCGCTCGCCGAGGCCGAGGAGGTCGGCGCCCGGGCTGATCTGGGCGAACTGCCCTTGGCCGGCGTGCCGGTGGCGGTCAAGGACAACCTGCCGGTGCGCGGTGAGTCCACGCGCAACGGCTCCGCCGCGACGCCGGACACGCCCGCCGGGGACGACCACGTCACCGTGGCCCGGCTGCGGGCGGCCGGCGCGGTCGTGGTGGGGCTGACGAACGTGCCCGAGCTGTGCGTGTTCGGCACCACCGAGGGCGTGCACGGCACCGCCCGCAATCCGTGGGACCCGACCCGCTCGGCGGGTGGTTCGTCGGGCGGCAGCGCGGCCGCGGTCGCCGCCGGGATGGCGCCGGTCGCACTCGGCAACGACGGCATGGGCTCGCTGCGCATACCGGCGGCCAACTGCGGTCTGGTCACCATCAAGCCGGGCCACGGGGTGGTGCCGGCCGGCCTGGGCGACGGCGACTGGTTCGGCATGTCCGAGAACGGGCCGCTGGCCACGACGGTCGAGGACGCCCGCCTGATGCTCGCGGTCCTGGCGGACGGCCTCGTGGACGGCGAGCCGCCGCGCCGCGAGGACTCCGGTGTCCTCCGCGTCGCCGCCTCCCTGCGCAGCCCCCTGGCCGGCGTCACCGTATCCCGCCCGTACGCGGGCGCCGTCCGCGAGGCGGCCGGGGTGCTGATGAAGGCGGGGCACCAGGTGCGGCGGGCGGACCCGCCCTACCCGGCGTCGCTGGGCCTGACCGCCCTGACCCACTGGACGGCCGCCACGTCCGTGGACGCGCGGGAACTGGACCGGCGGCTGCTGGCCGGGCGGACCCGGGTGCACGCGGCCCTGGGGCGGCGTTTCGTGCGCACGGTGGCCACCGGCGAGGGCCGAAACGGGCTGCGCGAGCACCTGGAGCCGTTCTTCGCCGAGCACGACGTCCTGCTGACCCCGGCGCTGGCCCGCCGCTCCCCCGTGGCGGGGCCCTGGCACGAGCGGGGCTGGCTGCGGAACGTCGCGGCCAACTCCGCGTACTCGCCCTTCACGCCGCCCTGGAACCTGACCGGCTGGCCCGCGATGACGGTGCCGTTCGGCACGCTGCCCTCGGGCGCCCCCTGTGCCGTACAACTGGTCGGGCTGCCCGGGTCGGAGACGGCCCTGCTGGAAGTGGCGGGCCGGATCGAGGCACTGCGTCCCTGGCGGCGGACGGCCCCGGCGCTCTGA
- a CDS encoding carbohydrate ABC transporter permease: MSVLEKTPPARQRRAATRERQPRITDEHGRRVRIWELALRYLLLLGVLALTIGPFLWQLSTSLKGPTEDIFSSPPKFLPTEPTLHNYERVAGTIPVWDYALNSLKVAAANVVTNCVGAALAGYALARLRYRGRRVTTLVFILAMLVPVEGIIIAQFTTMRELGLNNTLVGVVLPGCVSALNVLLMRNAFLNLPYEIEEAAYVDGANVWQRFCRIALPAVKGTLAVVAIFALMGAWDDFLWPLIVLSDPSKFTLTIGLNYLHGTFANDERLVAAGTIIAVAPLILLFACLQRYFFRGVGEGAVKG; the protein is encoded by the coding sequence GTGAGCGTCCTCGAGAAGACCCCGCCGGCGCGGCAGCGCCGGGCCGCCACCCGGGAACGGCAGCCCCGGATCACCGACGAACACGGCCGCCGCGTACGGATCTGGGAACTGGCCCTGCGCTACCTGCTCCTGCTCGGCGTCCTCGCCCTGACCATCGGCCCGTTCCTGTGGCAGCTCTCCACCTCGCTCAAGGGCCCCACCGAGGACATCTTCAGCTCCCCGCCGAAGTTCCTGCCCACCGAGCCCACCCTGCACAACTACGAGCGGGTCGCCGGGACCATCCCCGTCTGGGACTACGCCCTCAACTCGCTGAAGGTCGCCGCCGCCAACGTCGTCACCAACTGCGTCGGCGCCGCACTCGCGGGCTACGCCCTGGCCCGCCTGCGCTACCGCGGCCGGCGCGTCACCACCCTCGTCTTCATCCTGGCGATGCTCGTGCCCGTGGAGGGCATCATCATCGCCCAGTTCACCACCATGCGGGAACTCGGCCTCAACAACACCCTGGTCGGCGTGGTACTGCCCGGCTGCGTCAGCGCCCTGAACGTGCTGCTGATGCGCAACGCCTTCCTCAACCTCCCCTACGAGATCGAGGAGGCGGCCTACGTCGACGGCGCCAACGTCTGGCAGCGCTTCTGCCGCATCGCGCTCCCCGCGGTGAAGGGCACCCTCGCCGTCGTCGCGATCTTCGCCCTCATGGGCGCCTGGGACGACTTCCTCTGGCCGCTGATCGTGCTCAGCGACCCGTCCAAGTTCACCCTGACCATCGGCCTCAACTACCTGCACGGCACCTTCGCCAACGACGAGCGCCTCGTCGCCGCGGGCACGATCATCGCCGTGGCGCCGCTGATCCTCCTCTTCGCCTGCCTCCAGCGGTACTTCTTCCGCGGCGTCGGCGAGGGCGCCGTCAAGGGCTGA